The Trichosurus vulpecula isolate mTriVul1 chromosome 3, mTriVul1.pri, whole genome shotgun sequence genome includes a window with the following:
- the PPP3R1 gene encoding calcineurin subunit B type 1 produces the protein MGNEASYPLEMCSHFDADEIKRLGKRFKKLDLDNSGSLSVEEFMSLPELQQNPLVQRVIDIFDTDGNGEVDFKEFIEGVSQFSVKGDKEQKLRFAFRIYDMDKDGYISNGELFQVLKMMVGNNLKDTQLQQIVDKTIINADKDGDGRISFEEFCAVVGGLDIHKKMVVDV, from the exons ttgatgctGATGAAATTAAAAGGCTAGGAAAGAGATTTAAGAAGCTTGATTTGGACAACTCTGGTTCTTTGAGTGTGGAAGAGTTCATGTCTTTGCCTGAGTTGCAGCAGAACCCATTAGTTCAGCGAGTAATAGATATATTTGACACAGATGGAAATGGAGAAGTAGACTTCAAAG AATTCATTGAAGGAGTTTCTCAGTTCAGTGTCAAAGGAGATAAAGAACAGAAATTAAGGT ttgctttccGAATCTATGACATGGATAAAGATGGCTATATTTCCAATGGGGAGCTCTTCCAGGTGCTGAAGATGATGGTGGGGAACAATCTGAAAGATACACAATTACAACAAATTGTAGACAAAACCATAATTAATGCAGATAAGGATGGAGATGGAAGAATATCCTTTGAAGAATTCTGTGCT GTCGTAGGAGGCCTAGATATCCACAAAAAGATGGTGGTAGATGTGTGA